From a single Glycine soja cultivar W05 chromosome 19, ASM419377v2, whole genome shotgun sequence genomic region:
- the LOC114398667 gene encoding uncharacterized protein LOC114398667 has product MAKEVLPVASLEEGSSGRRKVLSKKLPKEPLPIMVRTRGLGHALARVIGRGRQDEHDVVDVPQRRRPTASARRRRVHITVDEGVPQVIGDVSHMVEDVPQVTEDVSHMADDVAQRSEDVPQMTTDVDATVAEDLGRDGAEVSHADEGFPGGPRDPSVLTSFAEHVAHAIWTGHERPELKLVSHGRKVALIGRPVPAIEELVVATGLSPLIDDAFHSFEALSVDEAVFLLMELLEVSGEEARAETVRAHGAYVRLSWVWEIYEMRCQARRWIVAARAYLLHLVGCTLFSNKSATNVHVVHLETFRDMGQSRGYAWGAAALVHMYDQLDEASKTTTQQIGGYLTLLQYWIYEHFPSVHQCVTDDAYEEMSPCASRWLTMKAHMKGITGASYRARCDALTGQLRWGPMVVTIRSERVLRQLGYILSIPPPPVSASLSYDDIDDRWMHFSDHVVAVGDLCVVPGQASDQPRHAPAPDHEDYMQPDIPQVPVAFDPPQHAVDDYEGYEAIAESLERVLNLRMVTAGTKLHDIMQDCLRIVRGGASTDGSVRARQRRHTEL; this is encoded by the exons ATGGCGAAAGAAGTTCTTCCGGTAGCTTCTctagaagaaggttcttccggtagaaGAAAAGTTCTTTCGAAGAAGCTACCGAAAGAACCTCTTCCG atcatggttagaacacgaggtttaggtcatGCTTTAGCTAGGGTTATAGGAAGAGGTAGACAGGATGAGCATGATGTAGTCGATGTTCCCcagaggcgtaggcctactgcaTCAGCCCGTAGGCGACGAGTACATATTACGGTTGATGAGGGTGTTCCTCAGGTGATTGGGGATGTTTCTCATATGGTGGAGGATGTTCCTCAGGTGACTGAGGATGTCTCTCATATGGCTGACGATGTTGCTCAGAGGAGTGAAGATGTGCCTCAGATGACCACGGACGTAGATGCGACTGTTGCAGAGGACTTAGGTCGTGATGGTGCTGAGGTGTCACATGCTGAtgagggattccctggtgggCCCCGTGACCCATCAGTTCTGACTTCATTTGCAGAGCATGTCGCACATGCCATTTGGACTGGACAT gagcgtCCTGAGCTGAAGTTggtgtcacatgggaggaaggtggcgttaattgggaggccagtgcctgcGATTGAAGAGCTGGTTGtcgccacaggattaagtccattGATCGA TGACGCCTTCCATAGCTTCGAGGCTCTTTCCGTGGATGAGGCGGTATTTTTGTTGATGGAGTTGCTCGAGGTGTCTGGTGAGGAGGCTAGAGCCGAGACAGTACGAGCGCACGGGGCATATGTACGCCTCTCATGGGTTTGGGAGATATATGAGATGAGATGCCAGGCACGACGATGGATTGTAGCAGCTCGTGCTTATCTCCTGCACCTggtcggttgcactcttttttctaacaagagtgcaacaaaTGTTCATGTGGTGCATCTAGAGACTTTTCGCGACATGGGTCAGAGTAGGGGCTATGCCTGGGGAGCTGCGGCcctggttcatatgtatgaccagttagatgaAGCTTCTAAGACCACGACACAGCAGATTGGGGGGTACCTTACTTTAttacag tacTGGATCTATGAGCATTTTCCGAGTGTGCATCAGTGTGTCACCGATGATGCGTATGAGGAGATGTCCCCTTGTGCCTCCCGGTGGCTGACGATGAAGGCTCATATGAAGGGAATTACAGGAGCTTCGTACCGGGCACGTTGTGATGCTTTGACG GGTCAGCTGAGATGGGGTCCTATGGTGGTCACAATTCGATCGGAGAGGGTGCTACGCCAGCTTGGGTACATTCTGAGCATCCCTCCGCCGCCTGTTAGCGCTTCGTTGTCATATGATGAtatagatgacaggtggatgcatTTCTCAGACCACGTAGTAGCTGTGGGTGACCTTTGTGTAGTGCCCgggcag GCAAGTGACCAGCCCAGACATGCACCTGCCCCAGACCATGAGGACTACATGCAGCCGGACATCCCAcaggttccagtggcatttgacccccctcAACATGCAGTG GATGATTACGAAGGCTATGAGGCGATCGCAGAAAGtttggagcgtgtgctcaaccttaggatggtCACTGCAGGGACAAAGTTACATGATATCATGCAAGATTGCCTAAGGATCGTCAGGGGGGGTGCTAGCACAGATGGAAGTGTTAGGGCTCGACAAAGACGGCACACAGAGCtttga